In Acidobacteriota bacterium, the genomic stretch AAGCCGCTGCCCCACAGCCGGTCGTAGAGCGGCTGCCCGGTCTGCGCCGAGCCCTTGGAGATCATCGCCACGAACGTCGGCAGGTCCGCGTTCATGGTCCCGAGCCCGTACGACAGCCAGGCCCCTATGCTGGGCCGTCCGGCGAGCTGCGCCCCGGTCTGGAAGAACGTGATGCCCGGATCGTGGTTGATCGCCTCGGTGTGCATCGACTTGATGAAGCACAGCTCGTCGACGATCCCGGCGGTGTGCGGCATCAGGTCGCTGACCCACGTCTGCGACTCGCCGTGCTGCCGAAACGGGAACTTCGACGGCACGAGGGGAAAGCGCTCCTGCGCCGCGGTCATGGTGGTGACGCGCTGGTTGCCGCGCACCGAAGGCGGCAGGTCCTCCCCCACCATCTCCGCCAGCGTCGGCTTGTAGTCCCACAACTCGTGCTGCGACGGCGCCCCGGACTGGAACAGGTAGATCACCCGCTTGGCCTTGGGCGCGAAGTGCGGCAGGCCCGACAGCCCGCCCGCCACGGCCGGAGCCGTTCCGGGCGCCTGGGCGCCCAGGTCCTGTCCGAAGACGGTCGCCAGCGCGGCCGTGCCGATGCCGGTGCCCGCCAACTCGAGAAAACGCCGCCGGGTCAACCACTGTTCGAGAGGCGTATTCATCGTCATTCCTTGGTGATGGTCCCGTCGAAGTTCAGGATCAGGTTGGCCACCATCGTGTAGGAGGCCAGTTCCGCCACGTCCAGGGTCTCGTCGCGTGCGGACTCGCCCTGGCTGATCAGGTCCAGCGCCGCGCCGCGGTCCGACTGGTAGCGTTCCAGGTGCCGCTCGAAGCCGTCGACCAGGATCGCCTCGGCGTCGGGCGACGGACGGTGCGCGGTGGCGAGGCGATAGGCGAAGTCCACGCGCTCGGCCGGGGTCTCGCCGCCCTCGGTCATCATCCGCTCCGCAAGGCGCCGCGCCGCCTCGACGTAGGTCACGTCGTTCATCAGGTTCAGGGCCTGCAGCGGCGTGTTCGTCCGACCGGTGCGCACGATGCAGGTCTCGCGGGTGGACGAGTCGAACGTCATCAGCGTCGGCGGGCCGAGCGTCCGCTTCCAGAAGGTGTACAGGCTGCGGCGGTACAGGTCGTCGCCCTCGCCCAGGACGTAGTCGCCGTAGCCGCCCTCGACCATGTCGGCCCAGAGCCCTTCCGGCTGGTACGGCTTGACCGACGGTCCGCCGAGCTGCTCGACCAGAAGCCCGGACAAGGCCAGCGCCTGGTCGCGGATCATCTGCGCCGGCAGCCGCAACCGCGGCCCGCGCGCGATCAGCCGGTTCTCCGGGTCGGCCTCGAACTCTTCGGCCGTCACCTTGGACGCCTGCCGGTAGGCCGCGCTCGTCACGATGGCCCTCTGCAGCGCCTTCATGTCCCATCCCGAGTCGATGAACGTGGTGGCGAGCCAGTCGAGCAGCTCCGGATGGCTGGGGTACTCGCCCTGCGTGCCGAAGTTCTCTACCGTCTTGACCAGACCCGTCCCGAAGTACATCTGCCAGAAGCGGTTGACGGTGACCCGCGCGGTCAACGGATGATCGGGATCGACAAGCCAGCGCGCGAACGCCAATCGGCTCGCCTCCTCCCCTTCCGGGAGCGGCGGCAGCACGGCCGGAACGCCCGGGAATACCTCCTCGCCCGGGTTGTCGTAGGCTCCCCGGTTGAGCCTGAAAGTCGGGCGGCGCTCGGCCATTTCCTCCATCACCATGACGGTCGGGAAGCTCGCCCACAGGTCCTCGCGCTCCCGCTCCAGGGTCGAAACGTTGCGCGAGGCCTCCAGGATTTCCGGCGGTGCATACTGGTTCAGAAAGGCAAGGCGCAGCTTCTCGGCCTGGGCCGGCGTCCGTCGATCCGGCGAGATCCGGGCGATGGCGGTAATCGGCTCGGCCGTCGCCACCACCCCGACCAGCTCGGGTGTCAGGGCCGCGCCGTAGATCCGCACGTCGTCGATGACCCCCTCGAAGCGCGGCTTGGTCGAGCCGCTCGCCCCGATGCGCAACGGGTAGCGCTGCGGCATGCGGTTGCCGACCAGGTCGAGCATGGGCTTCAGCTCCCTCGACTCGCCGTTCACGTAGATGCGCATGCCGCCGGGCGTCTTCGAGCCGTCGTAGGTCGCCAGCACGTGCTGCCACTCGTTGAGCCGTACGTCCTCCAGCGTCTCCGCGCTGACGCCGTCGTCGAGGATCCGGGTCGACATGTTGAACCGGAACTTGCCCTCTTCGAGGTAGAGCCCCCAACCAACCTCGCCCTGGTCGCCCGCGTCGGCGCGCGAGACGATGACCCCGCTGGAAGCCGTCGGGTAGATCCAGGCGGCCAGCGTGAACGGATCGTCGTAGCCGACGCTCGGGCTGAGACCGGCGTTGATGAACCGCTGCCCGTCGAAGGCGGCGGCGTCCCCGATGCGTCCGTCGACGAACTGCGGCTGGCCGTCCTCGAGCACCCCGGTCACGAACGTCCCGTTGTGGACCCCGGCGATGTCGCCGTCGAGGGCGTGGTGCGCCAGCAGGTCGTCCCGCAACGTCCAGTCGACACGTCCGGCGTTGGCAAGCGAGCGCTCCCAGGCCGCCTGCGCCGCTGTCGCATCCGCTTCCAGCGCGGCGAACGCCTCGCGAGCCTCGCGCAGCCTCTCGTCCAACTCGGCGAGCTCGGCATCCTGCTCCGCGGTCGGGGCGGTGATGAGCGGCGGCGAGTTGACGTACTTGAACGCCTTGCCCCGCTCCGGGATGTTGTTGAAGTTCGCCAGGACCTCGTAGAACTCCCTCTGCGACAGCGGATCGAACTTGTGGTCGTGGCAGCGGGCACAACCCAGCGTCAGGCCGAGCCAAACGGTCGAGGTGGTCTCGACGCGATCGACCGCGTACTCGACCAGGAACTCGTCGACGACGATGCCTCCCTCGCCGTTCTGGCTGTGGTTGCGGTTGAACGCGGTGGCGATGCGCTGGTCGCGCGTCGCGTTCGGCAGCATGTCGCCCGCGAGCTGCTCGATGGTGAACTGATCGAACGGCATGTTCGCGTTGTAGGCGTCGATCACCCAGTCGCGCCAGCGCCACATGGTCCGCTCGCCGTCGGTCTGGTACCCGTTCGTGTCGGCGTAGCGGGCCGCATCCAGCCACTCGGTGGCCATCCGCTCGCCGTAGCGGTCGGAACCGAGCAACCGGTCGACCGCCCTCTCGTAGGCATCGGGCGAATCGTCGTTGAGGAACGCGGCCAGATCGCCCGGCGTCGGCGGCAACCCGGTCAGGTCCAGCGTCACGCGCCGCAGCAGGGTCGCACGATCAGCCTCCGCCGACGGTCCGAGACCCTCCGCGTCCAGGCGTGCAAGGACGAAGTTGTCGATCGGGTTGCGGACCCATTCCGGGTCGGAGACCGGCGGCACGGCGGCACGCTCGGGCGGGATGAACGCCCAGTGCGACTCCCACTCCGCGCCCTGATCGATCCACAGCCGGACCGTCTCGATCTGCTCGTCGGTCAGCGGATCGGCGTCCCGGGGCATCCGCAAGCGACTGCTGCCGGTCACCAGCCGTTGGTACAGACGGCTCTCCTCCGCATCCCCGGCCACCACCGCGGGACCGCCCAAACGGCCTCGGTCCTCGAAAAGCCCATCCTGGACATCGAGCCGGAGGCCG encodes the following:
- a CDS encoding DUF1553 domain-containing protein, producing the protein MPQRYPLRIGASGSTKPRFEGVIDDVRIYGAALTPELVGVVATAEPITAIARISPDRRTPAQAEKLRLAFLNQYAPPEILEASRNVSTLEREREDLWASFPTVMVMEEMAERRPTFRLNRGAYDNPGEEVFPGVPAVLPPLPEGEEASRLAFARWLVDPDHPLTARVTVNRFWQMYFGTGLVKTVENFGTQGEYPSHPELLDWLATTFIDSGWDMKALQRAIVTSAAYRQASKVTAEEFEADPENRLIARGPRLRLPAQMIRDQALALSGLLVEQLGGPSVKPYQPEGLWADMVEGGYGDYVLGEGDDLYRRSLYTFWKRTLGPPTLMTFDSSTRETCIVRTGRTNTPLQALNLMNDVTYVEAARRLAERMMTEGGETPAERVDFAYRLATAHRPSPDAEAILVDGFERHLERYQSDRGAALDLISQGESARDETLDVAELASYTMVANLILNFDGTITKE